The following are encoded together in the Paraburkholderia sp. BL10I2N1 genome:
- a CDS encoding circularly permuted type 2 ATP-grasp protein has translation MAFQSTFPFEPTAGLADALAVLRALPAREGHWDELRDADGALREPWRRFFELLGEDGIAGLDLDVASVAQQIRDNDISYNVYADKGESRAWALDLLPFLIDEDEWAEIERGVTQRAHLLNAIVADIYGPQTLLKRGLLPPALVFGHPGYLRPVKGYTPPGGQYLQFVAIDLARAANGSWTVMSHRTEAPSGLGYALENRVIVSGLFPEPFREMRVSRLAPSFSQLVGTLANLARDTMHEGEDGSPHIALLTPGPYSETYFEHTFLARYLGVTLVEGKDLTVRNDMLYLKTLGGLERVHVVLRRLDDAFCDPVELRADSTIGIPGLLQVMRAGNVVVSNVPGSGFAESPALHGFMPGIADALLNEELVLPDVPTWWCGEDAARAHAFAQQDSAFLIPTWPDAQREGVPGVAIGPQRLDAWRERIETTPDAFTIQQPLPYSCTPRYEEGRIGGRPSVLRVFAIADFNGAWHVMPGGFTRLAAERQSTVSMQFGGSSVDTWVLSSQPFSTFSLLPSPIKPGDLARKHRTVSSRAAENLFWSGRYGERAENNVRLLRLILGSLENNDADVMFSTLVELALQSGLVPAVDMLPERSPQAFERTLVANLNEHTGAASIGQNLAAQARASGEIRGRLSSDHWRTIVAARNDFRDALTTLTPSPAFTSLQEGRRDRYDRVTLMNALEHLSTQLSAISGAQGDRMTRDEAWRLLFVGRHIERISAMTTTLRIVAEGRQLATPEGFDLLLQLFDSTLTYRSLYPGRFELPALLDLLVVEPTNPRGLYGVYERLCKKLDEITVAAGNSRHKTFVALMRPVDTLPTLERLCSADADGDYLELIDLCNDLNTFVAVAANEISARYFSHANTLASRVSS, from the coding sequence TTGGCCTTTCAATCGACTTTTCCCTTCGAGCCCACCGCAGGCCTCGCCGACGCGCTAGCGGTGCTGCGCGCCCTGCCTGCACGCGAGGGCCACTGGGACGAGTTGCGCGACGCGGACGGCGCGTTGCGCGAGCCATGGCGGCGGTTTTTCGAACTGCTGGGCGAAGACGGCATTGCGGGTCTCGATCTCGACGTGGCGTCGGTCGCGCAGCAGATCCGCGATAACGACATCAGCTACAACGTCTACGCAGACAAGGGCGAATCGCGCGCGTGGGCGCTCGATCTGCTGCCGTTCCTGATCGACGAGGACGAGTGGGCGGAAATCGAGCGTGGTGTGACGCAGCGCGCGCATCTGCTGAACGCGATCGTCGCCGATATCTACGGCCCGCAGACGTTGCTGAAACGAGGCCTGTTGCCGCCGGCGCTGGTGTTCGGCCATCCCGGCTATCTGCGTCCGGTGAAGGGCTACACGCCGCCTGGCGGCCAGTATCTGCAGTTCGTGGCAATCGATCTGGCACGGGCCGCGAATGGCAGCTGGACGGTGATGTCGCATCGCACCGAAGCACCGTCGGGACTCGGCTACGCGCTGGAAAACCGTGTCATCGTGTCGGGCCTGTTCCCCGAGCCATTCCGCGAGATGCGCGTGTCCCGCCTCGCGCCGTCGTTTTCGCAACTGGTCGGAACGCTTGCGAATCTGGCCCGCGACACGATGCACGAAGGTGAAGACGGGTCGCCGCATATCGCGTTGCTGACGCCGGGACCGTACAGCGAAACCTATTTCGAGCACACCTTTCTCGCGCGCTATCTGGGCGTGACGCTGGTCGAAGGCAAGGACCTGACGGTGCGCAACGACATGCTGTATCTGAAGACGCTCGGCGGACTCGAGCGTGTGCATGTCGTACTGCGCCGGCTCGACGATGCGTTCTGCGATCCGGTCGAACTGCGGGCCGACTCTACGATTGGCATTCCGGGGCTGCTACAGGTGATGCGGGCAGGCAACGTGGTGGTGTCGAACGTGCCGGGTTCCGGTTTCGCTGAATCGCCTGCGTTGCATGGCTTCATGCCGGGCATCGCCGATGCGCTGCTGAACGAAGAACTGGTGTTGCCCGACGTGCCGACGTGGTGGTGCGGCGAAGATGCCGCGCGCGCCCATGCGTTCGCGCAACAGGACAGCGCTTTTCTGATTCCCACGTGGCCCGACGCACAGCGCGAAGGGGTGCCCGGTGTAGCGATCGGACCGCAACGGCTCGACGCGTGGCGCGAGCGCATCGAAACGACACCCGACGCGTTCACGATCCAGCAGCCGCTTCCGTACTCCTGCACACCGCGCTACGAAGAGGGCAGGATCGGCGGGCGCCCGTCGGTGCTGCGGGTGTTCGCGATTGCCGACTTCAACGGCGCGTGGCATGTGATGCCCGGCGGTTTCACGCGCCTTGCCGCCGAGCGGCAGTCCACCGTGTCGATGCAGTTCGGCGGCAGCAGCGTCGATACCTGGGTGTTGTCGAGCCAGCCGTTCTCGACCTTCTCGTTGCTGCCTTCGCCGATCAAACCCGGCGATCTTGCCCGCAAACATCGGACGGTATCGAGCCGCGCTGCGGAAAACCTGTTCTGGTCGGGGCGCTACGGCGAACGCGCAGAAAACAATGTGCGGCTTTTGCGCCTGATACTCGGTTCGCTGGAAAACAACGATGCCGATGTGATGTTTTCGACGCTTGTCGAACTGGCGCTGCAAAGCGGCCTCGTTCCGGCGGTCGACATGCTGCCCGAACGCTCGCCGCAGGCTTTCGAACGCACCCTCGTGGCGAACCTCAACGAGCATACCGGCGCGGCCAGTATCGGCCAGAATCTTGCCGCGCAGGCGCGTGCGAGCGGCGAGATTCGTGGCCGGCTGTCGAGCGATCACTGGCGCACCATCGTGGCGGCGCGCAACGATTTCCGCGACGCGCTGACCACGTTGACGCCTTCTCCTGCGTTCACCTCCTTGCAGGAGGGGCGCCGGGACCGCTACGACCGCGTGACGCTGATGAACGCGCTCGAACATCTGTCGACGCAGCTTTCGGCGATCAGCGGCGCACAGGGTGACCGGATGACGCGCGACGAGGCTTGGCGACTGCTCTTCGTCGGGCGACACATCGAGCGTATCTCGGCGATGACGACGACCTTGCGCATCGTCGCCGAGGGCAGGCAACTGGCGACGCCCGAGGGCTTCGATCTGCTGCTGCAACTTTTCGACAGCACGCTGACATACCGCTCGCTTTATCCGGGGCGCTTTGAGTTGCCTGCGCTGCTCGACCTGCTGGTGGTCGAGCCGACCAATCCTCGCGGCTTGTACGGCGTATACGAACGCCTGTGCAAGAAGCTCGACGAGATCACGGTTGCGGCCGGCAACTCGCGGCACAAGACGTTCGTCGCGTTGATGCGGCCGGTTGATACGCTGCCGACGCTCGAGCGGCTATGCTCGGCGGACGCGGACGGCGACTATCTCGAACTGATCGACCTGTGCAACGACCTCAATACGTTCGTGGCGGTCGCGGCCAACGAGATCAGCGCCCGTTATTTCAGCCACGCGAATACGCTGGCATCGCGGGTGTCGTCATGA
- a CDS encoding transglutaminase family protein, which produces MSIRAALTHVTHYRYDRPVGLSPQVVRLRPAPHCRTPILSYSMRVEPTEHFINWQQDAFANYQARLVFPEKTREFKVTVDLVAEMAVYNPFDFFLEPSAEKFPFEYAPGLARELAPYLVKPELTPRFAEFVASIDRTPRITADFLVDLNQRLQREIRYLIRMEPGVQTPEETLVNASGSCRDSGWLLVETLRQLGLAARFVSGYLLQLAPDTKSLDGPSGTEVDFTDLHAWCEVYLPGAGWIGFDPTSGLLAGEGHIPVACTPEPGSAAPISGAVDESEVEFEHTMTIQRVLETPRVTKPYTEEVWSEVVEMGERVDQHLADMDVRLTMGGEPTFVAVRDRDAAEWNTDALGPTKRGYAVALMDKLRTRYGANGFMHIGQGKWYPGEQLPRWAMSLYWRADGEPCWHDPSLFADERDPGRYTAEDAQRFIQHLAGKLALDTRTIQPGYEDTFYYLWRERRLPVNVDPFESKLDDELERARLRRVFDAGLASVTGYVLPLSRSDRTPLQGPKWVSGAWFFRDERMFLIPGDSPMGYRLPLESLPWVSKTDYPWQHAHDPFAPPAPLRSAAQLRMQYDAGGAASKAAFREEGGVTGTGGGMAGDRAGRGDPGAAWASAAERMPERGESASWITRTALCVEARDPARAAGPKVETKNFGSGRTLLHVFMPPLTELDDYLDLVAAVEATAAELQMKVIIEGYPPPRDPRLKMLQVTPDPGVIEVNIHPASNWEQLVDHTEYLYQSAHESYLSTEKFMLDGRHTGTGGGNHFVLGGATPADSPFLRRPDLLASLIAYWHNHPSLSYLFSGLFIGPTSQAPRVDEARNDQVYELELAFLELQRQIDRLGGRNGGQLPSWLVDRTLRNILIDVTGNTHRAEFCIDKLYSPDGPTGRLGLLELRGFEMPPHARMSLVQQLLLRALVASFWKTPYTTRLTRWGPELHDRFLLGSFVQMDFDDVLADLAEAGYAFDRAWFAPHYEFRFPLVGEITTNGIALTIRSALEPWHVMGEEGAPGGTVRYVDSSVERVEVRALGLNDNRHVVTVNGVPLPMQPTGRTSEHVAGVRFRAWSQPSALHPTIGVDAPLTFDLVDTWTGRSIAGCQYHVAHPGGRSYQTFPVNAYEAESRRRSRFFTIGHTPGPLAVEVPQRSLEFPFTLDLRYW; this is translated from the coding sequence GTGTCCATACGTGCCGCGTTGACCCATGTCACACATTACCGCTACGACCGTCCGGTCGGGCTGTCCCCCCAGGTGGTTCGCCTGCGGCCCGCACCGCATTGCCGCACGCCGATTCTGTCGTATTCGATGCGTGTCGAGCCGACGGAGCACTTCATCAACTGGCAGCAGGACGCGTTCGCCAATTATCAGGCGCGGCTCGTGTTTCCCGAGAAAACGCGCGAGTTCAAGGTAACGGTCGATCTTGTCGCGGAGATGGCGGTCTACAACCCGTTCGATTTTTTCCTCGAGCCGTCCGCCGAGAAATTCCCGTTCGAGTATGCGCCGGGTCTCGCGCGCGAACTCGCGCCGTACCTGGTGAAGCCCGAGCTGACGCCGCGTTTTGCGGAGTTTGTGGCGAGCATCGACCGGACGCCGCGCATCACGGCCGATTTCCTCGTCGACCTGAACCAGCGTCTGCAGCGCGAGATCCGCTATCTGATCCGGATGGAGCCGGGCGTGCAGACCCCGGAGGAAACGCTCGTCAACGCTTCCGGTTCCTGTCGTGATTCGGGCTGGCTGCTGGTGGAGACGCTGCGCCAGCTGGGTCTGGCGGCGCGTTTCGTGTCCGGTTACCTGCTGCAGCTCGCGCCCGACACCAAATCGCTCGACGGCCCGAGCGGCACGGAAGTCGATTTCACCGACCTGCACGCGTGGTGCGAGGTCTACCTGCCGGGCGCGGGCTGGATCGGCTTCGATCCGACCTCCGGCCTGCTGGCCGGCGAAGGCCATATTCCGGTCGCCTGCACGCCGGAGCCAGGCAGCGCGGCGCCGATTTCGGGCGCCGTCGACGAATCCGAGGTCGAATTCGAGCACACGATGACGATCCAGCGCGTGCTTGAAACGCCGCGCGTGACGAAGCCCTACACGGAGGAAGTCTGGTCCGAGGTCGTGGAGATGGGTGAGCGGGTCGACCAGCATCTGGCCGACATGGACGTGCGCCTGACGATGGGCGGCGAGCCGACCTTCGTTGCCGTGCGGGACCGTGACGCCGCCGAATGGAACACCGACGCGCTCGGGCCGACCAAGCGCGGCTATGCGGTCGCGCTGATGGACAAGCTGCGCACGCGCTACGGCGCGAACGGCTTTATGCACATCGGGCAGGGCAAGTGGTACCCGGGCGAGCAGTTGCCGCGCTGGGCGATGTCGCTTTACTGGCGGGCGGACGGCGAGCCGTGCTGGCACGACCCGTCGCTTTTCGCCGACGAGCGCGACCCCGGCCGCTATACCGCCGAAGATGCGCAGCGCTTCATCCAGCATCTGGCTGGCAAGCTGGCGCTCGATACCAGAACCATCCAGCCCGGCTACGAGGACACGTTCTACTACTTGTGGCGCGAACGCCGCCTGCCGGTGAACGTCGATCCGTTCGAATCGAAGCTCGACGACGAACTGGAGCGCGCGCGTTTGCGTCGCGTGTTCGATGCGGGCCTCGCGAGCGTCACGGGTTATGTGTTGCCGCTGTCGCGCTCGGACCGCACGCCGTTGCAGGGGCCAAAGTGGGTGAGCGGCGCGTGGTTCTTTCGCGACGAGCGCATGTTCCTGATACCCGGCGATTCGCCGATGGGCTACCGGCTGCCGCTCGAATCGCTGCCGTGGGTGTCGAAGACCGACTATCCGTGGCAGCACGCCCACGATCCGTTTGCGCCGCCTGCGCCGTTGCGCTCGGCGGCGCAGTTGCGGATGCAGTACGACGCGGGCGGTGCGGCTTCGAAAGCCGCGTTTCGTGAAGAGGGCGGGGTGACAGGTACCGGCGGCGGAATGGCCGGCGATCGCGCCGGCCGTGGCGACCCGGGCGCAGCCTGGGCGAGCGCGGCGGAACGCATGCCCGAACGCGGCGAATCGGCAAGCTGGATCACACGCACAGCGCTGTGCGTCGAAGCCCGCGACCCGGCGCGCGCGGCTGGCCCGAAGGTGGAGACCAAAAACTTTGGCAGCGGCCGCACGCTGCTTCATGTATTCATGCCGCCTTTGACCGAGCTGGACGACTATCTCGACCTGGTCGCCGCAGTCGAGGCGACGGCGGCCGAGCTGCAGATGAAGGTGATCATCGAAGGCTATCCGCCGCCGCGCGATCCACGCCTGAAGATGCTGCAGGTGACGCCCGACCCGGGCGTGATCGAAGTGAACATCCACCCGGCTTCCAACTGGGAGCAACTGGTCGATCACACCGAATATCTTTATCAGTCGGCGCACGAGTCGTATCTGTCGACCGAGAAGTTCATGCTCGACGGCCGCCACACCGGCACAGGCGGCGGCAATCACTTCGTGCTGGGGGGCGCCACGCCCGCCGACAGTCCGTTCCTGCGCCGGCCCGACCTGCTGGCGAGCCTGATCGCTTACTGGCACAACCATCCGTCGCTGTCGTACCTGTTCTCCGGTCTTTTTATCGGACCGACGAGCCAGGCGCCGCGCGTCGACGAAGCGCGCAACGATCAGGTCTATGAACTGGAACTGGCTTTCCTCGAACTGCAACGTCAGATCGACCGGCTCGGCGGACGCAATGGCGGGCAGTTGCCGTCGTGGCTGGTCGACCGGACGCTGCGCAATATCCTGATCGACGTCACCGGCAACACGCACCGCGCCGAGTTCTGCATCGACAAGCTGTATTCGCCCGACGGTCCAACCGGCCGCCTTGGCCTGCTGGAGCTGCGCGGCTTCGAAATGCCGCCGCATGCGCGCATGAGTCTCGTGCAGCAACTGCTGCTGCGGGCGCTCGTCGCGAGTTTCTGGAAAACGCCGTACACGACGCGTCTCACGCGCTGGGGCCCGGAACTGCACGACCGTTTCCTGCTCGGCAGCTTCGTGCAGATGGATTTCGACGACGTGCTCGCCGATCTCGCCGAAGCAGGCTACGCGTTCGATCGGGCGTGGTTCGCGCCGCACTACGAATTCCGTTTCCCGCTGGTCGGCGAGATCACAACGAACGGCATTGCGCTGACGATACGCAGCGCGCTCGAACCGTGGCACGTGATGGGCGAAGAGGGCGCGCCCGGCGGGACAGTGCGCTACGTGGATTCGTCGGTGGAGCGGGTCGAGGTGCGGGCGCTCGGTCTGAACGATAACCGCCATGTGGTGACGGTCAACGGGGTCCCGCTGCCGATGCAGCCGACCGGCCGGACCAGCGAACACGTTGCGGGTGTGCGGTTCCGCGCATGGTCGCAGCCGTCGGCGCTGCACCCTACCATAGGCGTGGATGCGCCGCTGACTTTCGACCTCGTCGATACATGGACGGGCCGTTCGATCGCCGGATGCCAGTATCATGTCGCTCATCCGGGTGGACGCAGCTACCAGACGTTCCCGGTGAACGCGTACGAAGCCGAGAGCCGGCGGCGCTCGCGCTTCTTCACGATCGGCCATACACCTGGGCCGCTCGCCGTCGAAGTGCCGCAACGCAGCCTGGAGTTTCCGTTCACGCTGGATCTGCGTTACTGGTGA
- a CDS encoding transglutaminase family protein: MTAGHTVLSVLHRTTYHYSTFVETAQHLATIRPLACEWQRVVNHAERIEPTPSYLHSRIDAFGNDVLYFALDTPHERLQLVSETTVQLTPRWTSLDPESTPAWDVVADELRFSVGGQFRPETEFCFASPNIVLLPGLRAYALPSFPPGTPIAVGAVDLMHRVHADFDYRPSATMFDTPAERAFELKGGVCQDFAQVMIACLRSLGLPARYVSGYLRNDPPPGQPRLIGADASHAWVSVYCPGSGWIDLDPTNDVLADIDHITLATGRDYSDVSLLRGMILGGGAHRVEVGVSVIPL, encoded by the coding sequence ATGACGGCTGGGCATACCGTGTTGTCGGTGCTGCACCGGACGACCTATCACTATTCGACCTTCGTCGAAACCGCGCAGCATCTGGCGACGATCCGGCCTCTTGCGTGCGAGTGGCAGCGGGTGGTGAACCACGCCGAGCGGATCGAGCCGACGCCATCGTACCTGCATAGCCGCATCGATGCCTTCGGCAACGACGTGCTGTATTTCGCGCTCGACACGCCGCACGAACGCCTGCAACTGGTCAGCGAAACGACCGTGCAGCTGACGCCGCGCTGGACCTCGCTCGATCCGGAATCGACGCCCGCATGGGATGTCGTGGCCGACGAACTGCGCTTTAGCGTCGGCGGTCAGTTTCGGCCGGAGACGGAGTTCTGCTTCGCGTCGCCGAATATCGTTCTGCTGCCCGGATTGCGCGCCTATGCGCTGCCGAGTTTTCCGCCGGGCACGCCGATCGCGGTCGGTGCGGTCGATCTGATGCATCGCGTTCACGCGGACTTCGATTACAGGCCGTCGGCCACGATGTTCGATACGCCGGCCGAGCGCGCGTTCGAGTTGAAGGGCGGCGTCTGCCAGGACTTTGCGCAGGTGATGATCGCCTGCCTGCGCTCGCTCGGGCTGCCGGCGCGCTATGTGAGCGGCTATCTGCGCAACGATCCGCCGCCGGGGCAGCCGCGTCTGATCGGCGCAGATGCGTCGCATGCGTGGGTGTCGGTGTATTGCCCGGGTAGCGGTTGGATCGACCTCGACCCGACCAACGACGTCCTCGCCGATATCGACCACATCACGCTCGCCACCGGGCGCGACTACAGCGACGTGTCGCTGCTGCGCGGGATGATTCTCGGCGGCGGCGCGCATCGCGTAGAGGTCGGCGTCAGCGTGATCCCGCTCTAG